The following proteins come from a genomic window of Eleginops maclovinus isolate JMC-PN-2008 ecotype Puerto Natales chromosome 8, JC_Emac_rtc_rv5, whole genome shotgun sequence:
- the LOC134868865 gene encoding PR domain zinc finger protein 12-like: MGSVLPADALALKSGFKCPSRSLSDVITSDILHSFLYGRWRNVLGEHLAEERHSSSPKTAFTAEVLAQSFVGEVQKLSSLVLPSEVIIAQSSIPGEGLGIFSKTWIKAGTEMGPFTGRVISPEHVDLLKNNNLMWEVFNEDGTVRYFIDASQEDQRSWMTYIKCARNEQEQNLEVVQIGSSIFYKAVETIPPDQELLVWYGNTHNTFLGIPGVPGIDEEHLKKTRSDDSHPCDGPASCSPPAPCTTAGRMRCVICHRGFNSRSNLRSHMRIHTLDKPFVCRFCNRRFSQSSTLRNHVRLHTGERPYKCHVCQSAYSQLAGLRAHQKSARHKPVAHAAELASKVSPPPQQMTVMSHQHQMPPMVHHIPTMVL, translated from the exons atGGGCTCCGTGTTACCCGCAGACGCTTTGGCTCTCAAGTCTGGATTTAAGTGTCCGAGCCGCTCGCTGTCAGACGTGATCACCTCGGACATCCTGCACAGCTTCCTGTACGGCAGGTGGAGGAACGTGCTGGGAGAACACCTGGCAGAGGAGCGGCACAGCAGCAGCCCCAAGACCGCCTTCACTGCCGAGGTGCTGGCCCAGTCCTTCGTCGGAG aGGTGCAGAAGCTGTCCAGCCTGGTGCTGCCCAGTGAAGTGATCATTGCGCAGAGTTCGATCCCTGGAGAAGGTCTGGGCATCTTCTCAAAGACCTGGATCAAAGCAGGGACCGAGATGGGCCCGTTCACAGGGAGGGTCATATCCCCGGAGCACGTGGACCTGCTCAAGAACAACAACCTCATGTGGGAG GTGTTCAATGAAGACGGCACGGTGCGTTACTTCATCGATGCCAGTCAGGAGGACCAACGTAGCTGGATGACTTACATAAAGTGCGCAAGGAATGAGCAGGAGCAAAACCTGGAGGTGGTGCAGATCGGCAGCAGCATCTTCTACAAGGCAGTGGAG ACTATCCCACCGGACCAGGAGCTTCTTGTCTGGTACGGAAACACCCACAACACATTCCTGGGAATCCCTGGAGTTCCGGGAATAGACGAAGAACACCTGAAGAAAACCCGGAGTG ATGACTCCCACCCCTGTGACGGCCCTGCCTCGTGCTCCCCTCCAGCCCCCTGCACCACAGCAGGTCGCATGCGATGTGTCATCTGCCACCGTGGCTTCAACTCCCGCAGCAATCTGCGCTCTCACATGCGCATTCACACGCTGGACAAGCCCTTCGTCTGCCGCTTCTGCAACCGCCGCTTCAGCCAGTCCTCCACTCTCCGGAACCACGTGCGCCTGCACACCGGCGAGCGGCCCTACAAGTGCCACGTGTGCCAGAGCGCGTATTCCCAGCTGGCAGGCCTCAGGGCTCACCAGAAGAGCGCGCGGCACAAACCGGTGGCACACGCGGCAGAGCTCGCCTCCAAAgtgtccccccctccccagcagATGACGGTCATGTCCCACCAGCACCAGATGCCCCCTATGGTGCACCACATCCCCACCATGGTGCTATGA
- the fubp3 gene encoding far upstream element-binding protein 3 isoform X2, whose product MMMMAELVQGQASVAQPGTKDDFADTIRRVRQMAAKMGGDQMPNMNSSPPVIDPSLYGFGGQKRSLDNGVGNHLGAMVHQRALATEDFKVPDKMVGFIIGKGGEQISRIQLESGCKIQIASDSGGMLDRPCTLTGSPENIDQAKRLLSEIVEQCRYGPGFHSDMDGNSSIQQILIPANKVGLVIGKGGETIKQLQERTGVQMIMIQDDPMPTGADKPLRITGDPHKVQQARELVVKLIRDKDQGDFRVGRADFGSKMGGSSLDVVVPRFAVGIIIGRNGDMIKKIQNDAGVRIQFKQDDGVSPDRVAQVMGQPDHCHHAVHLINELVQTAQERDGFGGVMGRRGRSDCNMAGGGGGGSGGSGGLQEVTYAVPADKCGLVIGKGGETIKNIKEQSRAHVELQRNPPPNTDPNMRIFSIRGTPQQLEKARQLIDERIGGPGMGGNSSFGMNPYNQGPTTPPQHGNQSFMPGGWGTTFQIWQPQGQQDHSQQNQAQSSAPEYNKAWGQTAGPGSQQTSNPDYNAAWVDFYRQPVAYFNQGAQQTQAPGLQDH is encoded by the exons atgatgatgatggcggAGCTGGTTCAGGGACAGGCCTCGGTGGCTCAGCCCGGAACGAAAGATGACTTCGCAGACACGATACGCCGGGTCCGACAG ATGGCAGCCAAGATGGGAGGAGACCAGATGCCCAACATGAACAGTTCCCCTCCAGTCATAGACCCCTCCCTCTACGGCTTTGGAGGCCAAAAGCGCTCACTAGACAATGGAG TTGGGAACCACCTCGGTGCAATGGTACATCAAAG GGCTCTTGCTACAGAAGACTTCAAAGTGCCTGATAAGATGGTGGGATTTA TCATTGGAAAAGGAGGAGAGCAGATCTCAAGAATTCAGCTGGAATCGGGTTGTAAAATCCAGATTGCTTCAG ACAGTGGAGGCATGTTGGACCGGCCCTGCACGCTGACTGGAAGCCCGGAGAACATTGA CCAGGCCAAGAGGCTGCTGAGTGAGATTGTGGAGCAGTGTCGGTACGGTCCCGGCTTCCACAGCGATATGGACGGCAACAGTTCAATCCAACAGATCCTCATCCCCGCAAACAAGGTCGGCCTGGTCATCGGCAAGGGAGGAGAGACCATCAAGCAGCTGCAG GAGAGAACCGGAGTGCAGATGATAATGATTCAGGATGACCCCATGCCCACTGGAGCAGACAAGCCCCTGAGAATCACGGGGGATCCCCACAAAGTGCAG CAAGCCCGTGAACTTGTGGTGAAGCTCATCCGAGACAAGGACCAGGGAGACTTCAGGGTTGGCAGAGCAGACTTTGGATCCAAAATGGGGGGAAGCAGTCTGGAT GTGGTTGTACCCAGATTTGCTGTTGGCATCATCATCGGCAGGAATGGAGATATGATCAAGAAGATTCAGAACGATGCTGGGGTCAGGATCCAGTTCAAACAAG ATGATGGAGTCAGTCCTGACAGAGTTGCTCAGGTGATGGGTCAGCCCGACCACTGCCACCATGCGGTCCACCTCATCAATGAACTGGTCCAGACTGCTCAG GAGCGGGATGGCTTCGGAGGTGTGATGGGACGCAGAGGACGAAGTGACTGCAACAtggcaggaggaggtggaggcggCAGCGGTGGCTCTGGAGGACTGCAGGAGGTGACGTACGCAGTACCTGCTGACAAGTGTGGACTGGTGATTGGCAAAG GTGGGGAAACCATCAAGAACATCAAAGAGCAGTCTCGTGCCCAcgtggagctgcagagaaaccCGCCGCCCAACACCGACCCCAACATGCGCATCTTCTCCATCCGAGGCACCCCTCAGCAGTTGGAAAAGGCCAGGCAGCTGATCGATGAGAGAATTGGG GGCCCAGGAATGGGAGGCAACAGCAGCTTCGGTATGAATCCCTACAACCAAGGACCAACCACTCCTCCTCAACA tgGGAATCAGTCGTTCATGCCTGGAGGATGGGGTACAACTTTTCAAATATGGCAGCCTCAAGGCCAGCAGGACCACA gTCAGCAAAACCAAGCCCAGAGCTCTGCTCCTGAATACAACAAAGCCTGGG GCCAGACTGCTGGTCCTGGATCTCAGCAGACCTCTAATCCTGACTACAACGCCGCCTGGGTGGACTTCTACAGACAGCCTGTGGCCTACTTCAACCAGGGCGCTCAGCAGACACAAGCCCCGGGCCTTCAG GATCATTAA
- the fbxw5 gene encoding F-box/WD repeat-containing protein 5 isoform X2, whose protein sequence is MECGPVLPDSLVLEIFLRLPHEAVLSAGLVCRQWLAVSRDEFLWRELFYSFYRIPRSVPRHPASVSWYREFKRLFDCIPCVEVQTLVEHTDQVLHLAFSHRGHRFSSCSKDCTVKLWDTERPDGNISMVHSSSMRQFNWGYTQFSQFNADDTLLLVSGVYLGPHHSSSGEIAVISLDNYTLLSRVRNKPYDVFGCWLNETHLISGNLHWIGNMTSCSVLWLNKAFQDVESENVNVVKRLFKIQNVNASTIRTVMVAHCRRHDSPDLLLDYEAQSQARRQKEQQQQHQPLLFDLGTSGSEEEEEEGEWGEAARLPTGRHPQPTISGLDHVIQSRKNVGQTEMAIETHLAKMMGKAHTKAPDPSLIVPSEPGEGEDKTYLLFTTGSLTYSPHQIGIKLIKPDQMTTSGPVLGEERSSDEFFDSLDHVIDIHGHIIGMGLSPDHRYLYVNSRAWPAGCVISDPMSPPPIAEEIDLHVIDLKSLREERRSLRAHRAFTPNDECFFIFLDVSRDFVASGAEDKHGYIWDRHYNICLARLAHDDVVNSVAFSPADQELLLSASDDSTIKVWRSPRMVRLAQTPSRPRRPRGILSSWLSRNKNSTSASSCVNGKP, encoded by the exons ATGGAGTGTGGGCCAGTTCTGCCGGACAGCCTGGTGTTGGAGATTTTCCTGCGTCTGCCCCATGAAGCCGTGCTAAGTGCTGGTCTGGTCTGCAGACAGTGGCTGGCTGTCTCCAGAGATGAGTTCCTGTGGAGGGAGCTGTTCTACAGCTTCTACCGCATACCTCGCTCTGTACCTCGACACCCAG CATCGGTGTCATGGTACAGGGAGTTCAAGCGTTTGTTTGACTGCATCCCCTGTGTGGAGGTTCAGACGCTGGTAGAGCACACTGACCAAGTCCTCCACTTGGCTTTCTCTCACCGGGGTCACcgcttctcctcctgctccaaaGACTGCACCGTTAAG CTATGGGACACAGAGCGGCCAGATGGAAATATCTCCATGGTGCACAGCTCCAGCATGCGGCAGTTTAACTGGGGCTACACCCAGTTCTCCCAGTTCAACGCTGACGACACCCTGCTGCTGGTGTCTGGTGTCTACCTGGGCCCACACCACTCCTCATCTGGGGAAATAGCTGTCATTAGTCTGG ATAATTACACACTGTTGTCGCGTGTGAGGAACAAGCCGTACGATGTGTTTGGCTGCTGGCTGAATGAGACCCACCTGATCTCTGGGAACCTGCACTGGATAGGCAACATGACGTCCTGCTCCGTGCTCTGGCTCAACAAAGCCTTCCAG GATGTTGAATCGGAAAACGTCAACGTAGTAAAGCGCCTCTTCAAGATCCAGAACGTCAACGCCAGCACCATCCGCACAGTGATGGTGGCCCACTGCCGTCGCCATGACAGCCCGGACTTGCTGCTGGACTACGAGGCTCAGTCTCAGGCTCGGAGGcagaaagagcagcagcagcagcaccagccgCTCCTCTTTGACCTTGGGACCTCCGGcagtgaggaagaagaggaggaaggggagtgGGGTGAGGCTGCGAGGCTCCCCACCGGCCGCCATCCTCAGCCCACCATCTCCGGCCTGGATCACGTTATACAG AGTCGTAAAAATGTAGGGCAAACGGAGATGGCGATTGAGACCCATTTGGCTAAGATGATGGGCAAAGCGCACACGAAGGCCCCTGACCCCAGCCTCATCGTGCCCTCTGAGCCCGGGGAGGGAGAGGACAAAACGTACTTACTCTTCACTACTGGCAGCCTTACGTACTCCCCCCACCAGATAG GTATTAAGCTGATTAAGCCCGACCAGATGACCACCAGCGGTCCTGTGCTCGGGGAAGAGAGGAGTTCAGATGAGTTTTTTGATTCCTTGGACCATGTTATTGATATCCACGGACACATCATTGGAATGGGCCTTTCTCCAGACCACAG GTACCTTTATGTGAATAGCCGGGCTTGGCCGGCTGGGTGTGTGATCTCCGACCCGATGTCTCCTCCTCCCATCGCCGAGGAGATCGACCTTCATGTCATTGATCTGAAGAGtttgagggaggagaggaggagcctGCGTGCTCACCGAGCCTTCACGCCTAACGATGAGtgcttcttcatcttcctcGACGTCAGCAGAGACTTTGTTGCCAG CGGAGCAGAGGACAAGCACGGCTACATCTGGGACCGCCACTACAACATCTGTCTGGCCCGGCTGGCACACGACGACGTGGTGAACTCGGTGGCGTTCAGCCCCGCCGaccaggagctgctgctgtctgcCAGCGATGACTCTACCATTAAGGTGTGGCGCTCACCTCGCATGGTCCGCCTGGCGCAGACCCCCTCGCGACCGCGGCGACCCCGCGGCATCCTGTCGTCCTGGCTGAGCCGCAACAAAAACTCAACGTCTGCCAGCAGCTGCGTGAACGGAAAACCGTGA
- the fbxw5 gene encoding F-box/WD repeat-containing protein 5 isoform X1, producing MTAKLYVKGLKCISNNCVCVCVCCTQDVRMECGPVLPDSLVLEIFLRLPHEAVLSAGLVCRQWLAVSRDEFLWRELFYSFYRIPRSVPRHPASVSWYREFKRLFDCIPCVEVQTLVEHTDQVLHLAFSHRGHRFSSCSKDCTVKLWDTERPDGNISMVHSSSMRQFNWGYTQFSQFNADDTLLLVSGVYLGPHHSSSGEIAVISLDNYTLLSRVRNKPYDVFGCWLNETHLISGNLHWIGNMTSCSVLWLNKAFQDVESENVNVVKRLFKIQNVNASTIRTVMVAHCRRHDSPDLLLDYEAQSQARRQKEQQQQHQPLLFDLGTSGSEEEEEEGEWGEAARLPTGRHPQPTISGLDHVIQSRKNVGQTEMAIETHLAKMMGKAHTKAPDPSLIVPSEPGEGEDKTYLLFTTGSLTYSPHQIGIKLIKPDQMTTSGPVLGEERSSDEFFDSLDHVIDIHGHIIGMGLSPDHRYLYVNSRAWPAGCVISDPMSPPPIAEEIDLHVIDLKSLREERRSLRAHRAFTPNDECFFIFLDVSRDFVASGAEDKHGYIWDRHYNICLARLAHDDVVNSVAFSPADQELLLSASDDSTIKVWRSPRMVRLAQTPSRPRRPRGILSSWLSRNKNSTSASSCVNGKP from the exons ATGACTGCCAAACTCTATGTTAAGGGGTTAAAGTGTATTtcaaataactgtgtgtgtgtgtgtgtgtgttgtacacaGGATGTTAGGATGGAGTGTGGGCCAGTTCTGCCGGACAGCCTGGTGTTGGAGATTTTCCTGCGTCTGCCCCATGAAGCCGTGCTAAGTGCTGGTCTGGTCTGCAGACAGTGGCTGGCTGTCTCCAGAGATGAGTTCCTGTGGAGGGAGCTGTTCTACAGCTTCTACCGCATACCTCGCTCTGTACCTCGACACCCAG CATCGGTGTCATGGTACAGGGAGTTCAAGCGTTTGTTTGACTGCATCCCCTGTGTGGAGGTTCAGACGCTGGTAGAGCACACTGACCAAGTCCTCCACTTGGCTTTCTCTCACCGGGGTCACcgcttctcctcctgctccaaaGACTGCACCGTTAAG CTATGGGACACAGAGCGGCCAGATGGAAATATCTCCATGGTGCACAGCTCCAGCATGCGGCAGTTTAACTGGGGCTACACCCAGTTCTCCCAGTTCAACGCTGACGACACCCTGCTGCTGGTGTCTGGTGTCTACCTGGGCCCACACCACTCCTCATCTGGGGAAATAGCTGTCATTAGTCTGG ATAATTACACACTGTTGTCGCGTGTGAGGAACAAGCCGTACGATGTGTTTGGCTGCTGGCTGAATGAGACCCACCTGATCTCTGGGAACCTGCACTGGATAGGCAACATGACGTCCTGCTCCGTGCTCTGGCTCAACAAAGCCTTCCAG GATGTTGAATCGGAAAACGTCAACGTAGTAAAGCGCCTCTTCAAGATCCAGAACGTCAACGCCAGCACCATCCGCACAGTGATGGTGGCCCACTGCCGTCGCCATGACAGCCCGGACTTGCTGCTGGACTACGAGGCTCAGTCTCAGGCTCGGAGGcagaaagagcagcagcagcagcaccagccgCTCCTCTTTGACCTTGGGACCTCCGGcagtgaggaagaagaggaggaaggggagtgGGGTGAGGCTGCGAGGCTCCCCACCGGCCGCCATCCTCAGCCCACCATCTCCGGCCTGGATCACGTTATACAG AGTCGTAAAAATGTAGGGCAAACGGAGATGGCGATTGAGACCCATTTGGCTAAGATGATGGGCAAAGCGCACACGAAGGCCCCTGACCCCAGCCTCATCGTGCCCTCTGAGCCCGGGGAGGGAGAGGACAAAACGTACTTACTCTTCACTACTGGCAGCCTTACGTACTCCCCCCACCAGATAG GTATTAAGCTGATTAAGCCCGACCAGATGACCACCAGCGGTCCTGTGCTCGGGGAAGAGAGGAGTTCAGATGAGTTTTTTGATTCCTTGGACCATGTTATTGATATCCACGGACACATCATTGGAATGGGCCTTTCTCCAGACCACAG GTACCTTTATGTGAATAGCCGGGCTTGGCCGGCTGGGTGTGTGATCTCCGACCCGATGTCTCCTCCTCCCATCGCCGAGGAGATCGACCTTCATGTCATTGATCTGAAGAGtttgagggaggagaggaggagcctGCGTGCTCACCGAGCCTTCACGCCTAACGATGAGtgcttcttcatcttcctcGACGTCAGCAGAGACTTTGTTGCCAG CGGAGCAGAGGACAAGCACGGCTACATCTGGGACCGCCACTACAACATCTGTCTGGCCCGGCTGGCACACGACGACGTGGTGAACTCGGTGGCGTTCAGCCCCGCCGaccaggagctgctgctgtctgcCAGCGATGACTCTACCATTAAGGTGTGGCGCTCACCTCGCATGGTCCGCCTGGCGCAGACCCCCTCGCGACCGCGGCGACCCCGCGGCATCCTGTCGTCCTGGCTGAGCCGCAACAAAAACTCAACGTCTGCCAGCAGCTGCGTGAACGGAAAACCGTGA
- the fubp3 gene encoding far upstream element-binding protein 3 isoform X1 codes for MMMMAELVQGQASVAQPGTKDDFADTIRRVRQMAAKMGGDQMPNMNSSPPVIDPSLYGFGGQKRSLDNGVGNHLGAMVHQRALATEDFKVPDKMVGFIIGKGGEQISRIQLESGCKIQIASDSGGMLDRPCTLTGSPENIDQAKRLLSEIVEQCRYGPGFHSDMDGNSSIQQILIPANKVGLVIGKGGETIKQLQERTGVQMIMIQDDPMPTGADKPLRITGDPHKVQQARELVVKLIRDKDQGDFRVGRADFGSKMGGSSLDVVVPRFAVGIIIGRNGDMIKKIQNDAGVRIQFKQDDGVSPDRVAQVMGQPDHCHHAVHLINELVQTAQERDGFGGVMGRRGRSDCNMAGGGGGGSGGSGGLQEVTYAVPADKCGLVIGKGGETIKNIKEQSRAHVELQRNPPPNTDPNMRIFSIRGTPQQLEKARQLIDERIGGPGMGGNSSFGMNPYNQGPTTPPQHGNQSFMPGGWGTTFQIWQPQGQQDHSHNGSQTGQMDWEQYYKKLGQQNQAQSSAPEYNKAWGQTAGPGSQQTSNPDYNAAWVDFYRQPVAYFNQGAQQTQAPGLQDH; via the exons atgatgatgatggcggAGCTGGTTCAGGGACAGGCCTCGGTGGCTCAGCCCGGAACGAAAGATGACTTCGCAGACACGATACGCCGGGTCCGACAG ATGGCAGCCAAGATGGGAGGAGACCAGATGCCCAACATGAACAGTTCCCCTCCAGTCATAGACCCCTCCCTCTACGGCTTTGGAGGCCAAAAGCGCTCACTAGACAATGGAG TTGGGAACCACCTCGGTGCAATGGTACATCAAAG GGCTCTTGCTACAGAAGACTTCAAAGTGCCTGATAAGATGGTGGGATTTA TCATTGGAAAAGGAGGAGAGCAGATCTCAAGAATTCAGCTGGAATCGGGTTGTAAAATCCAGATTGCTTCAG ACAGTGGAGGCATGTTGGACCGGCCCTGCACGCTGACTGGAAGCCCGGAGAACATTGA CCAGGCCAAGAGGCTGCTGAGTGAGATTGTGGAGCAGTGTCGGTACGGTCCCGGCTTCCACAGCGATATGGACGGCAACAGTTCAATCCAACAGATCCTCATCCCCGCAAACAAGGTCGGCCTGGTCATCGGCAAGGGAGGAGAGACCATCAAGCAGCTGCAG GAGAGAACCGGAGTGCAGATGATAATGATTCAGGATGACCCCATGCCCACTGGAGCAGACAAGCCCCTGAGAATCACGGGGGATCCCCACAAAGTGCAG CAAGCCCGTGAACTTGTGGTGAAGCTCATCCGAGACAAGGACCAGGGAGACTTCAGGGTTGGCAGAGCAGACTTTGGATCCAAAATGGGGGGAAGCAGTCTGGAT GTGGTTGTACCCAGATTTGCTGTTGGCATCATCATCGGCAGGAATGGAGATATGATCAAGAAGATTCAGAACGATGCTGGGGTCAGGATCCAGTTCAAACAAG ATGATGGAGTCAGTCCTGACAGAGTTGCTCAGGTGATGGGTCAGCCCGACCACTGCCACCATGCGGTCCACCTCATCAATGAACTGGTCCAGACTGCTCAG GAGCGGGATGGCTTCGGAGGTGTGATGGGACGCAGAGGACGAAGTGACTGCAACAtggcaggaggaggtggaggcggCAGCGGTGGCTCTGGAGGACTGCAGGAGGTGACGTACGCAGTACCTGCTGACAAGTGTGGACTGGTGATTGGCAAAG GTGGGGAAACCATCAAGAACATCAAAGAGCAGTCTCGTGCCCAcgtggagctgcagagaaaccCGCCGCCCAACACCGACCCCAACATGCGCATCTTCTCCATCCGAGGCACCCCTCAGCAGTTGGAAAAGGCCAGGCAGCTGATCGATGAGAGAATTGGG GGCCCAGGAATGGGAGGCAACAGCAGCTTCGGTATGAATCCCTACAACCAAGGACCAACCACTCCTCCTCAACA tgGGAATCAGTCGTTCATGCCTGGAGGATGGGGTACAACTTTTCAAATATGGCAGCCTCAAGGCCAGCAGGACCACA GTCACAATGGATCCCAGACGGGCCAGATGGACTGGGAGCAGTATTATAAAAAGCTAG gTCAGCAAAACCAAGCCCAGAGCTCTGCTCCTGAATACAACAAAGCCTGGG GCCAGACTGCTGGTCCTGGATCTCAGCAGACCTCTAATCCTGACTACAACGCCGCCTGGGTGGACTTCTACAGACAGCCTGTGGCCTACTTCAACCAGGGCGCTCAGCAGACACAAGCCCCGGGCCTTCAG GATCATTAA